A genomic window from Glycine soja cultivar W05 chromosome 10, ASM419377v2, whole genome shotgun sequence includes:
- the LOC114372594 gene encoding probable protein phosphatase 2C 34 yields MGHFSSAFNRLAKSFATKKGRSSDECNGREAAVAMAKEAKRNHFMLHSSGTVNVDGSNNFASVFSKKGQKGVNQDCCIVWEEFGCQEDMIFCGIFDGHGPWGHFVAKRVRKSMPTSLLCNWQETLSQSPLDSDVDFDVETEKKQHRFNMWKHSYLKTCAAIDRELEQNRKIDSFYSGTTALSIVRQGELIIIANVGDSRAVLATTSDDGSLVPVQLTVDFKPNLPQEAERILESNGRVFCLDDEPGVHRVWLPDEEFPGLAMSRAFGDYCVKKYGLISVPEVTQRNITSKDQFVVLATDGVWDVISNQEAVDIVSSTPDRTDSSKRLVECAMRAWKRKRRGIAMDDISAICLFFHSSPSLDQVATLEE; encoded by the exons ATGGGGCATTTTTCATCTGCGTTCAATAGGTTGGCAAAGTCTTTTGCAACGAAGAAAGGGAGGAGTTCTGATGAATGTAATGGAAGAGAAGCGGCGGTAGCAATGGCAAAGGAAGCCAAAAGAAATCACTTCATGTTGCATAGCTCCGGCACAGTTAATGTTGATGGTTCTAACAACTTTGCCTCAGTTTTCTCCAAAAAAGGCCAGAAAGGAGTCAATCAGGATTGCTGCATAGTGTGGGAA GAATTTGGATGCCAAGAGGACATGATCTTCTGCGGGATTTTTGATGGGCATGGGCCATGGGGTCACTTTGTGGCCAAAAGAGTACGAAAATCAATGCCAACATCTTTGCTATGCAACTGGCAGGAGACACTTTCCCAATCTCCACTTGATTCAGATGTTGATTTTGATGTAGAGACAGAGAAAAAACAACACCGGTTTAACATGTGGAAGCATTCATACTTGAAGACTTGTGCTGCCATTGATCGCGAACTAGAGCAGAATCGCAAGATAGATTCATTTTACAGTGGAACAACTGCCTTGTCAATTGTTAGACAG GGTGAACTCATTATCATTGCAAACGTTGGTGACTCTCGTGCTGTGTTAGCTACAACATCAGATGATGGAAGTTTGGTACCAGTTCAGCTGACAGTAGATTTCAAGCCCAATTTACCTC AGGAAGCAGAGAGAATACTTGAGTCCAATGGACGAGTTTTCTGCTTAGACGACGAGCCCGGGGTGCACAGGGTGTGGTTGCCGGATGAGGAGTTTCCAGGACTTGCCATGTCAAGGGCTTTTGGTGACTACTGCGTCAAAAAGTATGGTCTTATTTCAGTGCCTGAGGTAACACAAAGGAACATAACCAGCAAAGACCAGTTTGTTGTGCTTGCCACTGATGGG gtGTGGGATGTAATCTCCAATCAAGAAGCGGTGGATATTGTATCTTCAACACCAGACAGAACCGACTCGTCCAAACGTTTGGTGGAGTGTGCAATGCGTGCATGGAAACGCAAGAGGAGGGGCATTGCAATGGATGATATTTCAGCTATTTGTCTCTTCTTTCACTCTTCACCTTCACTTGACCAAGTTGCCACCCTAGAAGAATAG